The following is a genomic window from Desulfofarcimen acetoxidans DSM 771.
GTAACGAAAGGAGGTTTCGCCAATGCTGCATACGCTTGCTGTGCTGGTAGAAAATAACCCGGGGGTACTGGCCCGGGTATCAGGTTTGTTCAGTCGCCGAGGTTTTAATATTGACAGTCTGGCTGTAGGCAGAACAGATGATCCAACGATTTCCCGTATGACCATTGTTGTTGAAGGTGACGATCAGGTTCTCGAACAGGTGCGCAAGCAGCTGAACAAGCTGGTGGATGTAATTAAAATTGACGACATATCTTCTGAGAGACATGTTGACAGAGAATTAATAATCATCAAGGTTAATGCAGATACCCAGACCAGATCGGAAATCATGCAGATAGTGGATATTTTCAGGGCGCATATTGTGGATATCGGTCAGGAAACATTAATAGTTGAAGCCAGCGGGGATTCCGGTAAGGTTAACGGTTTGGAAGAAGCCTTAAAACCTTTCGGTATCAAAGAAGTGGCCCGTACAGGTAAGATCGCTATGTTAAGAGGTGCTAAAGCCACATCCTTAAATGAGGATTAATCATGGAGGTGATTAATCCCGCAATTGCGGTTAATGGAATGATAGTTAAGATTTTATTATATGGTTTAAAGTGTTGCTGTTTGCATGTATACTAAATACTGTATCAACGGAAATCCTAATTATTGAAATGGAGGTCTTCACCAGTGGTTCAAGTGTATTATGATCAGGATGCGGATTTAAGTTTGCTGGCAGGTAAAAAGATTGCAGTTATGGGTTATGGCAGCCAGGGCCATGCTCAGGCACAGAATTTAAAAGACAGTGGTGTGGATGTAGTAGTAGGTTTGAGACGTGACAGCAAGCGCTGGGCACAGGCAGAAGCTGATGGTTTGGCCGTGGCCACCGTAGCTGAGGCTGCCAATCAGGCTGATATTATTCAGATACTCCTGCCGGATGAAACCCAGGCTAAAGTATATAATGAAGAGATTGCTCCCAATTTATCCGAGGGCAATGTATTGATGTTTTCTCACGGCTTTAATATTCACTTCGGGCAAATTGTGCCGCCTGCTAATGTTGATGTAATTATGGTAGCGCCGAAGAGCCCCGGTCATATGGTGCGCAGAATGTACGTTGACGGTGCCGGTGTTCCCTGCCTGGTGGCCGTGCATCAAGACTATTCCGGCAAGGCCAAGGATATCGGTTTGGCCTATGCCAAGGGTTTGGGCGGCACCAAAGCCGGTGTTTTTGAAACCAGTTTTAAAGAAGAGACTGAAACTGATCTGTTTGGAGAGCAGGCAGTTCTCTGCGGCGGTCTGTGCGAATTAATCCAGGCAGGTTTTGACACCCTAGTGGAGGCGGGATACGCACCAGAAATGGCTTATTTCGAGTGCCTGCACGAAGTTAAATTGATCGTAGACTTGATCAATGAGGGTGGCTTAAACTTCATGCGCTATTCCATCAGCAACACTGCCGAGTACGGTGATTATATGACAGGCAAGCGCATCATCACCGAGGAAACCCGTAAAGAAATGAAACAGGTGCTGGCGGAGATTCAGAACGGCGTGTTTGCCCGCAACTGGATGCTGGAAAACCAGGTTAACCGCCCGGTATTTAATGCCATTAAGAAAGCTCAGTCCGAAAGTCAAATTGAAGTTGTCGGTGCCGGTTTGAGAAAAATGATGCCCTGGTTGAAGAAGAAATAAGACCGGCCGGAGAAGTTCGATACTTATCCGTGTCGAACTTCCGACTCAATCTTAAAATTTGAAAATAATTAATTAAATAATTAACAAGGGAGGAATAAAAATGGGAATTACTGTCGCGGAAGCCCTGGTACTGTGTTTGGAGCGGGAAAACGTGGAAGTTATCTTCGGTTATCCTGGTGGTGCAATCCTCCCTGTATATGATGCACTTTATAAATCCAATAAAATTAAACACGTACTGGTGCGCCATGAACAGGGGGCCGCGCACGCGGCTGACGGTTATGCCCGTGCTACCGGCAAGGTAGGTGTTTGCATGGCTACTTCCGGTCCCGGAGCCACAAACCTGGTGACAGGTATTGCTAATGCCTATATGGATTCAGTGCCCATTGTGGCTTTTACCGGGCAGGTGCCGACCGGCATGGTGGGTACGGATGCCTTCCAGGAAGTGGATATTACAGGTATTACTATGCCTGTAGTTAAGCATAACTATTTTGTTAAAGATCCCAAACAGGTACCTAAAATTGTTCGCGAGGCCTTCTATATTGCCCGTACCGGCAGGCCGGGCCCGGTATTGATAGATTTGCCCAAAGATGTTACTTCGGCTATAATTGATTATGAAGAAGTGGAAGAAATCAACCTGCGCGGATATAAACCGAATTACAGGGCTGACGATGAACAGGTGGAAAAAGCCGCAGAGATGATCAAAAAGTCTCAATGCCCGGTTATTTATGCCGGAGGCGGTGTGGTCAGTGCGGGTGCTCATGATGAGCTGAAAGTGCTGGCTGAGACTATCGGCGCTCCGGTGACCCATACCCTGCTGGGGCTGGGCGGTTTTCCCGGTGATCACCCGCTTTTTGCCGGTATGCTGGGACTGCACGGGGCAATGTATGCCAATAAGATTGTTACCGAATGTGACCTGTTGATAACTCTGGGCGCTCGTTTTGATGACCGGGTTACAGGTAAAATCGCCGGTTTTGCGCCCGACGCCAGTGTTATACACGTGGATATTGATCCGGCGGAAATCGGCAAGAATGTACGCGTGCACTTGCCCGTGGCCGGTGACGTAAAGACGGTTATCCAGCAGATTATTCCCCTACTGGAGCAGAAAAACAACCGGCAGTGGCTGGAACGCTTTGCTGAATTAAAAAAACAATACGCTCTGCGTTATGAGCCGGCGGCAGGAGAAGGTTTAAAACCTCAGCAGGTAATTGAGAAACTAAATGAGGTGGCACAGGGAAATGCTATCATTTGTACAGATGTAGGCCAGCACCAGATGTGGGCAGCTCATTATTACCGGCATATCCAGCCCCGTTCCTTCATCTCTTCCGGAGGTTTGGGCACTATGGGCTACGGCTACCCGGCGGCTATCGGAGCTGAATTCGGCTGTCCCGGTAAGCAGGTTATACTGATTTCGGGTGACGGCAGTTTTCAAATGAATTTACAGGAAATGGCGACAGTTATGGAACAGGGCCTATCGGTTAAAGTTATAGTTTTAAACAACGGACGCCTGGGCATGGTGCGCCAGCTGCAGGAATTTTATTGCGACAAACGCTATATGGCCGTGGATTTCAGCTATCACCCGGACTTTGCCGGTATTGCCAGGGTTTACGGAATGAAGGGTTTTGACATTAAAACTTCGGAAGAATTAAATGCCATATTGCCGGAGGTATTGAGTTCACAGGGTCCGGCTATTATCAACTGCTTTGTGCAGGAGGATGAAAACGTTTACCCGATGGTTATGGCCGGTAAATGTATAGATGAAGCCATTGAGGGGTAGGAGGTATAATCATGAGCCAGCAGCCAACTATTATAGACGACGTTCAAGAAAGTGACGGTTCCGCCCGTGTAAGCAGCACTAACAGCCGGCGTGTATATATTTTTGACACTACTTTACGGGACGGCGAACAGTCTCCGGGAGTAAGTCTTAATCTCAGTGAAAAAATACAGATAGCCAGGCAGCTTGCCTTACTGGGTGTAGATATAATAGAAGCTGGCTTTCCTATTGCTTCTACCGGTGATTTCGAGGCAGTGCGGGGTATTGCCCGCGAGGTGCGAGGTGTTGCTGTAGCCGGCCTGGCCCGGGCCAATTTCAAGGACATAGACCGGGCCTGGGAGGCACTCAAGGAAGCCGAGCAGCCGCGTATTCATACTTTTCTGGCTACTTCACCTATTCACATGCGCTATAAATTGCAGATGGAACCGGATAAAGTTCTGGAAATGGCTGTTGAAGCCGTCAAGTACGCTAAAAAATTCACTTCTGATGTAGAGTTTTCGGCGGAGGACGGTTCGCGCAGCGACCTGGATTTTTTAAGCCGGGTGGTGGAGGCGGTAATCAAGGCAGGAGCCACTACAGTAAATATCCCTGATACCGTAGGTTATGCTATGCCTCAGGAGTATGGGAATTTCATCAGGAGCCTTATGGAGAGAGTACCTAACATTGATCAGGCCGTTGTCAGTGTCCACTGTCATAATGATCTGGGTTTGGCCGTAGCCAACTCTCTGGCAGCTGTGCAAAACGGTGTCAGACAGGTTGAGGGGGCCATTAACGGTATAGGTGAAAGGGCGGGTAATGCCGCTATAGAAGAGATAGTCATGGCTTTAAGAACCAGAAAAGATTTTATTGGCTTGAATACGAATATCAACACCGAAGAGATTTACCGCACCAGCAAACTGGTCAGTAAACTTACCGGTATGATAGTGCAGGCTAACAAAGCTATTGTGGGCAAGAATGCTTTTGCTCACGAGTCCGGGATTCACCAGGACGGTGTTTTAAAGGAACGAAGTACCTATGAGATAATGAACCCGGCCATGATCGGGATCAATCAGGACAATTTAGTATTGGGAAAACACTCCGGTCGTCATGCGTTCAGAAAGCGTTTGGGTGATCTGGGCTATGAATTGTCAGAGGCTGAGTTAAACAAAGCATTTGTACGTTTTAAAGACTTAGCGGATAAGAAAAAGAACATCACGGATCGTGATCTGGAAGCTATAGTAGAAGAAGAAACCCGCAGCCATGTGCCTGTTAAATATATTATGGAATATTTTAATATCACCAGCGGCAGCACGATCAAACCAATGGCCATGGTGGGGCTCTTGAGCAATGATTTATTATTGCAGGATACTGCTTTCGGGGATGGTCCGGTGGATGCCATATATAAAGCAATAGATAAAATTGCCGGAATTAATTGTACCTTACTGCATTACTCCCTTGATGCCATTACCGGGGGCAGGGATGCCCAGGGGGATGTAACGGTTAAAATCAGCAATGAAAAGGGCAAATCTTTTATTGGCCGCGGTGTCAGTACTGATATACTGGAGGCCAGCGCCAAGGCTTACGTTGATGCAGTGAATAAATTGGTATATGAAGCAGACCGGCGGGAGGAATAAAGAGAAAATGGGAATGACGGTAACTGAAAAAATACTGGCCGCACACGCGGGCAAAGATAAAGTAGTGCCCGGCGAACTGGTGAATGTCAAGGTTGACCTGGCTTTAGGAAACGATATCACCGCGCCGGTAGCGATTAAAGAATTTAGTAAAATAGGTGTGGATTCTGTTTTTGACCGTGAAAAAATTGCCCTGGTGCTGGATCACTTTATCCCGGCCAAAGATATTGCCTCGGCCGAACAGGGCAAAGCGGTTAAAAACTTTGCTCAGAAACACGGTATAGTAAATTTCTTTGATGTGGGCAAAATGGGTATAGAACACTGTCTTTTGCCCGAGCAGGGTTTGGTCGGCCCCGGGGATTTAGTCATCGGGGCGGACTCTCATACCTGCACTTACGGCGGCTTAGGCGCTTTCTCCACCGGTGTGGGCAGCACGGATCTGGCTGCTGCCATGGCACTGGGAGAAACCTGGCTGAAAGTGCCGGAAAGCATGCTCTTTGTTTTTGAAGGCGAGCTCCGGCCCTGGGTGGGCGGCAAGGATTTAATTCTGCACATCATCGGGGACATCGGAGTTGACGGTGCATTATACAAAGCTATGGAATTTGCCGGGCCGGCCATTGAAAAGCTGTCCATGGACGGGCGTTTGACTATGGCCAACATGGCTATTGAGGCAGGCGGTAAGAACGGTATTGTGGCGCCGGATGAAATCACCCGGGCTTATGTGGAAGGCAGGGTGAAGAAGCCCTATACTTTCTATAAGAGCGATGCTGATGCTGTCTACAGCGATATACGCCGCTACGATGCCTCGAAAATCGAGCCGCTGGTAGCTTTCCCTCACCTGCCGGAAAACACCAGACCGGTCAGTCAAGCCGGGTTGGTTGAGCTGGATCAAGTGGTTATCGGATCCTGCACCAATGGTCGGATGGAGGATTTGCGCCTGGCAGCCGGTGTGTTGAAGGGGAAAAAGGTCAGCGACAGAATTCGTTTAATCGTAATCCCCGGCACACAGCAAATTTACAAGCAGGCTATGCGCGAGGGCTTGATTGAGATCTTTATCGATGCCGGCGGGGCGGTCAGCACACCTACCTGCGGCCCTTGTCTGGGCGGTTACATGGGGATACTGGCCAAAGGAGAACGTTCTCTGGCTACTACCAACCGCAATTTTGTCGGACGTATGGGCTCACCGGAAAGCGAAGTTTATCTCTGCAACCCGGCAGTAGCAGCAGCTTCTGCTATTTTGGGCCGAATTGCCGGACCCTGGGAGGTGGAGTAAATGGGATTAAAGGGTAAAGCCTGGAAGTTCGGAGCCGATATTGACACAGATGCCATTATTCCGGCCCGTTACTTAAATACTTCTGACCCGGTTGAACTGGCCAAACATTGTATGGAAGATGCCGATACCTCTTTTGCGCAAAAAGTTCAGCCCGGGGATGTGATTGTAGCTGATAAGAACTTCGGTTGCGGCAGTTCGCGTGAGCATGCCCCGATATCCATCAAATATGCCGGAGTCTCCTGCGTGATTGCCAAGTCTTTTGCCCGTATATTTTACCGGAATGCTTTCAATATCGGGCTGCCTATTCTGGAATCAACAGAAGCAGTGGAAGGTATAGATGAAGGAAATGAGGTTTCCGTTAATGCGGAAACAGGTACTATTACCAATGTGACCAAGGGAGAGACCTATCAAGCTACGGTGGTGCCTCCGTTTATGCAGCAAATAATTGCCGCAGGTGGACTTATTAACTATGTCGCAGAAAGGATGAAGGTTAAGAAAATGTATAAGATTGCCGTACTTCCCGGAGATGGAATCGGACCGGAGATTACTGAACAGGCGTTAAAGGCCTTAAAAGCCGTAGCGGAACATTTTGGCCATGAATTTCAGTTTACCGAAGCCTTAGTCGGCGGAGCTGCCTATGACGCGGTGGGACACCCGCTGCCGAAAGAAACTTTGGACCTGTGCTACAGCAGCGATGCCATTTTGCTGGGTGCTGTAGGTGGTGACAAGTGGGCTGATCTGCCTCCTGAATTAACTCCGGAAAGAGGAGCACTCCTGCCCTTGCGCAAATTATTGGGCCTCTATGCTAACCTGCGCCCGGCAGTGGTATTCCCGGCACTTGCCAATGCCTCCACCTTAAAGCCGGAGGTAGTGGAAGGTTTGGATATTATGGTAGTGCGTGAACTGACCGGAGGTCTCTACTTCGGCGAGAAGAAGAGAGAAGATTTGCCGGACGGCACTGTTCGTGTAACCGATACGCTGGTTTACACCACTGAGGAAATCGTGCGCATAGCCCGCCTGGCTTTTGAGCTGGCTGCTAAGAGGCGTAAGAAAGTCACCCTGGTGGATAAGGCCAATGTGCTGGAATCTTCACGCTACTGGCGTGAAGTAGTTGCCAATATGGCTGCTGAGTATCCCGATATTGAGTTTAATACCATGTATGTGGATAATGCGGCTATGCAGTTGGTAAAAATGCCTAAACAGTTTGACGTAATTGTTACTGATAATATGTTCGGTGATATTTTAAGCGATCAGGCTTCCCAGCTTACCGGTTCTCTGGGCATGCTGGCTTCCGCCAGTATCGGCGGTAAAATCGGCTTGTATGAACCCAGCCATGGTTCAGCGCCTAAATATGCCGGTTTGAAAAGAGCTAACCCAATCGCTACGGTAATGTCAGGAGCCATGCTGCTGCGCTATTCCTTCGACATGGAGAAAGAAGCTAAGGCCATAGAAGACGCGGTTACCGAGGTATTGAAAAAATATCGCACCAGGGATATTATGGAGGAGGGCCTACAGTTAGTCAACACTGACGAGATGGGCGACCGTATAGCCGAACAGATTTTAGCCGGCTAAATTGCAGAAGGATATGCAGATTCAAGCCAGCAGATAATATATACTCATGTAGGGCGGGAACCGTCCGAAATGCCTGGTATAAACTGTTCAGACCTGCCGCTTATAGCGGCAGGCGAACATATACCGGGAAGCCCCTGCTTTTTCGGGAAAAGCCGCGGGCAAGTTCAGCCGCTTTTGGCAGTACACCAACAGTACAGCCTGGCGGTTTTTAAATACTATATCAGAGTTTAATGTGCGGTAAAAAGCAGTTTGGTTATGCAAAATTTTTTAATAAGGGGGAGAGAGGGCATGTCAACTATAGAAATATATGATACTACTTTGCGTGATGGCGCCCAGGGGGAAGGCATATCCTTTTCTGTAGAGGATAAAGTAAAAATTGCGCTGCGCTTGGATAAATTGGGTGTTCATTACATCGAAGGAGGTTGGCCTGGCTCCAACCCCAAGGATTCCGATTTTTTTAAGCGGATTAAAGACTTTCCCCTGGAGAAGGCCGTAGTTTCAGCCTTTGGCAGTACCAGAAAGCCGAATAGCGATGTGAAAGAGGATGTGAACCTGAAAGCTATTGTCGATGCCGGTGTGCAGGTAGCCTGTATATTTGGCAAGACATGGGATTTCCAGGTTGTGTATGCGCTCAATACTACTCTGGAAGAGAATTTACAAATGATTAAAGAATCAGTTGCCTACCTGAAGTCAAACGGCATGCAGGTATTTTATGATGCGGAACATTTTTTTGACGGCTGTAAGGCCAATACAGAGTATGCATTGGAAACTGTTAAAGCGGCCCAGGCGGGTGGAGCGGACCGTATTGTGCTCTGTGATACCAATGGCGGAACCATGCCCTGGGATATTCAGGAAATAGTTAGTAAAGTAAAGAGTGTTGTCACAGTTCCTCTGGGTATTCACTGCCATAACGACAGTGAAATGGCTGCAGCCAATTCTGTTATAGCGGTTCAGTCCGGGGTTATACAGGTTCAGGGTACTATGAACGGTTATGGAGAGCGCTGCGGCAACGCCAATCTCTGCTCGGTAATTCCTAATCTGGAAATAAAGTGCGGGCTTAAATGTTTGCCTGAAGGTAACCTGGCGCAGCTTACGGAGGTTTCCCGCTTTGTCAGTGAGGTTGCCAACATGCACCTGCATAACGGCCAACCTTTTGTGGGTACCAGTGCTTTTGCCCATAAAGGCGGCATTCATGTCAGCGCCATTATGAAAAATTCCAAAACGTATGAGCATATTACTCCGGAATTGGTGGGCAACCAGCGGCGGGTTCTGGTCTCTGACCAGTCTGGATTATCCAATTTGCTTTATAAATTCAAAGAGCTGAATGTGGATTTAACCCAGCAGACAGAAGAGAATAAGCAACTGCTCATGCATATAAAGGAACTGGAGAACCAGGGATACCAGTTTGAGGGAGCGGATGGTTCTTTTGAACTGTTAATGAGACGCATATCGGGTCAGTATGAAAATCCTTTCAAACTGGAAAGCTTGCGGGTCATCATGGATATGAAGGAAAACGGGCCGACCAGCACCGAGGCAACCATTAAAATCTGGGTGGGCGATCAGGTCAAACACACGGCTGCGGAAGGCAACGGGCCGGTCAATGCACTGGATAATGCCCTGCGTAAATCCTTGGAAGGTTTTTACCCGGCTATTAAAGAGATGCAATTAAACGATTACAAGGTGCGCGTGCTCAATGAAAAAGAGGGCACTGACGCGGTGGTGCGGGTTTCGATTGAAACAGGTGACGGTAAAAATTCCTGGGGTACAATCGGTGTATCAACGAACATAATGGAAGCAAGCTGGCAGGCGCTGGTAGACAGCCTGGCCTACGGTTTGTTGAAGCAAAATGATTGATAGAAAATTATTTCAGAACACTTGATCTATTCTAATTAATATGATAAACTATTTATATAGTTAAGATAAATATGATTGTTCAGGCTGGGCGAGTTAATTTGTATTTATTCGCTTTCACAAGTGATTTACGACTTCTGGGTGGGAAGCCATGTTTGGTTTTCCACTTTTATTTTAATTAACAAAACTTAATAAAATTTTCTATCGCTGAATTCATTTAGAAGCGGGGGAACCACTTCCTGGGGTGAGTCCTTATTGAGTTTAAAAATTCAATTAAGGTAGGGTTATTCTTCGGCCCGAATCCGTCAGCTAACTTCGTAAGCGTTGAAGGAAAAGAGAGCAGGCAGACTTGCTTTGCTGTGCCTTTGCTGTGTGTTTATTATTGGCACTTCATAGCTTTTCTTTGCATTTTGCTAAAACGCAATTAACACACAATAACCCTCGCTAATTTCGGGTTATTGTGTGTTTTTATTTTAATTTTGAATGGAGGAGATGATGTGTCAGTTTATTTAAATGAAAATGATACTTTTAACTGCGAAGACAAAAGGGCTATTGGTCTTAGAAGGGCGACAGGTTTAAAGAAAAGCATAAGTGATTACCTGGAGAAGAAGGATAAAATTCCAACAGGTTTTGATTTGCAGCAGTGTATTCTTTCTAACAGGGAGAAGTTGTTTAGGCACTTTAATGCTAATGAGGAAAAGTGGCGGGATTGGCACTGGCAGATATCGCACCGGATTAATGATGTCGAGTTGTTATCGAGTTTAATACAGCTTAGCGAAGAGCGGTGCGCTCAAATCAGAAAGGTGGGCCTGAAGTTTCGCTGGTCTGTATCTCCTTATTATGCCTCACTTATAGTGCCTGACAGCCTGAACGATCCGGTTATGCTGCAGTCAGTTCCCAGTATAAAAGAATTGGACGTTAGCGGCTATGCTGATCCCATGGCGGAAGAATTAACTTCTCCCGCTCCCTGCATAACCAGGCGTTATCCGGACAGGCTGATAATTAATGTAACCAATAAATGTGCCATGTATTGCCGCCACTGCCAGCGCCGCAGGGGCATAGGCGATGTTGACAGGCATCAAACACACCAGGACCTGTTGGCGGCACTGGATTATATACGCAAGAACAAGGAAATTAGAGATGTATTGATTACGGGGGGCGATGCGCTTCTCCTTAGTGACAAAAAAATAGACTGGCTGCTCAGTGAGCTTGACAGTATCAAGCATGTGGAAATTAAGCGCCTGGGCACCAGGACAATAGTTACACTTCCTCAGAGGATTACGCCGGAACTGTGTGAGGTATTAAAGCAGCACCCGCCGGTATATATCAATACACAATTCAATCACCCGCAGGAGATTACACCGGAGAGCAAGCTGGCCTGCGACATGCTGGTTAGCGCGGGCGTGGTTTTAGGCAACCAGGCTGTTTTGTTAAAAGGAATAAATAACAATCCGCATGTGATGAAAAAACTCAACCAGGAATTGCTAAAAATAAGAGTCCGTCCTTATTATATTTTTCATGCTAAACAGGTTATAGGCACACGGCACTTTATTACTTCGGTGAATGAAGGAATTGAGATAATGGAAAAGCTGCGCGGCTATACCTCAGGTCTGGCGGTTCCAACCTATATAATCAACGCGCCAAATGGTTACGGTAAAATTCCCATCTTACCAAAGTATCTTTTAGGCATTGATAACAGTTCCGTACGCTTGCGCAATTGGGAAAACAGGCAAATTGATTACACAGTTTTTCCGGAAAAAAGAGATAGTCGGAATTTTATAAAACCGGTATATTAGGAATGTTTTGAATTGCATTAATTTTATGCGTTAAGTGGGTTTTATTCATAACAAATGATTTTTAAGGAGGTAAGAATGAAACAAAAACTTTTATTTGCAAATATCACGGAGGAATCCAATTGGTCTGACTGGCGGTGGCAATTACGAAATCGCATCATGTCATCAGACGAGTTAGATCAGTATGCTAATTTGTCTGTTTATGAGAAAGCCAGCATTCAAAAAGCTATTGATGTGTTCCCAATGGCTATCACTCCTTATTATGCGTCACTTATAAATAAGGATGATTCAACATGCCCTATTCGCATGCAGTGCATACCAAATCCCAAAGAGTTAATTAAAGGTTCCGGGGACATGGATGATCCTCTGCATGAGGATGGTGATTCACCTTGCCCGGGGCTGACACACCGATACCCTGATAGGGTACTGCTTTTGGTTACCAACGAATGTTCGATGTATTGCCGGCACTGTACTCGCAAGCGTAAAGTTGGCGATAATGAAAAGGTTTCGAAAGACAGTGATATTATAAAGGCTATTGAATACATTAAAGCTCATCCTGATATACGTGATGTATTGTTATCCGGCGGAGACCCCTTTGTTTTGTCAACCAACAGATTGGAGCAAATTATACGAAGGGTAAGAGAAATTCCGCATGTTCAGGTAATTCGTATTGGAACCCGTACGCCGGTAGTAATGCCGCAAAGGATCACTGATCATTTGGTCAAAATGCTTAAGAAATATCATCCTATCTGGATAAACACCCACTTTAATCACCCTCGTGAATTTACAGAGGAGTCTGCCCGCGCTCTTGCCAAGCTGGCTGACGCCGGTATTCCTCTGGGTAATCAAACGGTGTTGCTGAAGGGAATAAATGATTGCGCCTTCATT
Proteins encoded in this region:
- the ilvC gene encoding ketol-acid reductoisomerase; protein product: MVQVYYDQDADLSLLAGKKIAVMGYGSQGHAQAQNLKDSGVDVVVGLRRDSKRWAQAEADGLAVATVAEAANQADIIQILLPDETQAKVYNEEIAPNLSEGNVLMFSHGFNIHFGQIVPPANVDVIMVAPKSPGHMVRRMYVDGAGVPCLVAVHQDYSGKAKDIGLAYAKGLGGTKAGVFETSFKEETETDLFGEQAVLCGGLCELIQAGFDTLVEAGYAPEMAYFECLHEVKLIVDLINEGGLNFMRYSISNTAEYGDYMTGKRIITEETRKEMKQVLAEIQNGVFARNWMLENQVNRPVFNAIKKAQSESQIEVVGAGLRKMMPWLKKK
- the leuC gene encoding 3-isopropylmalate dehydratase large subunit → MGMTVTEKILAAHAGKDKVVPGELVNVKVDLALGNDITAPVAIKEFSKIGVDSVFDREKIALVLDHFIPAKDIASAEQGKAVKNFAQKHGIVNFFDVGKMGIEHCLLPEQGLVGPGDLVIGADSHTCTYGGLGAFSTGVGSTDLAAAMALGETWLKVPESMLFVFEGELRPWVGGKDLILHIIGDIGVDGALYKAMEFAGPAIEKLSMDGRLTMANMAIEAGGKNGIVAPDEITRAYVEGRVKKPYTFYKSDADAVYSDIRRYDASKIEPLVAFPHLPENTRPVSQAGLVELDQVVIGSCTNGRMEDLRLAAGVLKGKKVSDRIRLIVIPGTQQIYKQAMREGLIEIFIDAGGAVSTPTCGPCLGGYMGILAKGERSLATTNRNFVGRMGSPESEVYLCNPAVAAASAILGRIAGPWEVE
- the ilvN gene encoding acetolactate synthase small subunit, which produces MLHTLAVLVENNPGVLARVSGLFSRRGFNIDSLAVGRTDDPTISRMTIVVEGDDQVLEQVRKQLNKLVDVIKIDDISSERHVDRELIIIKVNADTQTRSEIMQIVDIFRAHIVDIGQETLIVEASGDSGKVNGLEEALKPFGIKEVARTGKIAMLRGAKATSLNED
- the leuB gene encoding 3-isopropylmalate dehydrogenase; translated protein: MYKIAVLPGDGIGPEITEQALKALKAVAEHFGHEFQFTEALVGGAAYDAVGHPLPKETLDLCYSSDAILLGAVGGDKWADLPPELTPERGALLPLRKLLGLYANLRPAVVFPALANASTLKPEVVEGLDIMVVRELTGGLYFGEKKREDLPDGTVRVTDTLVYTTEEIVRIARLAFELAAKRRKKVTLVDKANVLESSRYWREVVANMAAEYPDIEFNTMYVDNAAMQLVKMPKQFDVIVTDNMFGDILSDQASQLTGSLGMLASASIGGKIGLYEPSHGSAPKYAGLKRANPIATVMSGAMLLRYSFDMEKEAKAIEDAVTEVLKKYRTRDIMEEGLQLVNTDEMGDRIAEQILAG
- the cimA gene encoding citramalate synthase, whose product is MSTIEIYDTTLRDGAQGEGISFSVEDKVKIALRLDKLGVHYIEGGWPGSNPKDSDFFKRIKDFPLEKAVVSAFGSTRKPNSDVKEDVNLKAIVDAGVQVACIFGKTWDFQVVYALNTTLEENLQMIKESVAYLKSNGMQVFYDAEHFFDGCKANTEYALETVKAAQAGGADRIVLCDTNGGTMPWDIQEIVSKVKSVVTVPLGIHCHNDSEMAAANSVIAVQSGVIQVQGTMNGYGERCGNANLCSVIPNLEIKCGLKCLPEGNLAQLTEVSRFVSEVANMHLHNGQPFVGTSAFAHKGGIHVSAIMKNSKTYEHITPELVGNQRRVLVSDQSGLSNLLYKFKELNVDLTQQTEENKQLLMHIKELENQGYQFEGADGSFELLMRRISGQYENPFKLESLRVIMDMKENGPTSTEATIKIWVGDQVKHTAAEGNGPVNALDNALRKSLEGFYPAIKEMQLNDYKVRVLNEKEGTDAVVRVSIETGDGKNSWGTIGVSTNIMEASWQALVDSLAYGLLKQND
- a CDS encoding 2-isopropylmalate synthase: MSQQPTIIDDVQESDGSARVSSTNSRRVYIFDTTLRDGEQSPGVSLNLSEKIQIARQLALLGVDIIEAGFPIASTGDFEAVRGIAREVRGVAVAGLARANFKDIDRAWEALKEAEQPRIHTFLATSPIHMRYKLQMEPDKVLEMAVEAVKYAKKFTSDVEFSAEDGSRSDLDFLSRVVEAVIKAGATTVNIPDTVGYAMPQEYGNFIRSLMERVPNIDQAVVSVHCHNDLGLAVANSLAAVQNGVRQVEGAINGIGERAGNAAIEEIVMALRTRKDFIGLNTNINTEEIYRTSKLVSKLTGMIVQANKAIVGKNAFAHESGIHQDGVLKERSTYEIMNPAMIGINQDNLVLGKHSGRHAFRKRLGDLGYELSEAELNKAFVRFKDLADKKKNITDRDLEAIVEEETRSHVPVKYIMEYFNITSGSTIKPMAMVGLLSNDLLLQDTAFGDGPVDAIYKAIDKIAGINCTLLHYSLDAITGGRDAQGDVTVKISNEKGKSFIGRGVSTDILEASAKAYVDAVNKLVYEADRREE
- the ilvB gene encoding biosynthetic-type acetolactate synthase large subunit, which translates into the protein MGITVAEALVLCLERENVEVIFGYPGGAILPVYDALYKSNKIKHVLVRHEQGAAHAADGYARATGKVGVCMATSGPGATNLVTGIANAYMDSVPIVAFTGQVPTGMVGTDAFQEVDITGITMPVVKHNYFVKDPKQVPKIVREAFYIARTGRPGPVLIDLPKDVTSAIIDYEEVEEINLRGYKPNYRADDEQVEKAAEMIKKSQCPVIYAGGGVVSAGAHDELKVLAETIGAPVTHTLLGLGGFPGDHPLFAGMLGLHGAMYANKIVTECDLLITLGARFDDRVTGKIAGFAPDASVIHVDIDPAEIGKNVRVHLPVAGDVKTVIQQIIPLLEQKNNRQWLERFAELKKQYALRYEPAAGEGLKPQQVIEKLNEVAQGNAIICTDVGQHQMWAAHYYRHIQPRSFISSGGLGTMGYGYPAAIGAEFGCPGKQVILISGDGSFQMNLQEMATVMEQGLSVKVIVLNNGRLGMVRQLQEFYCDKRYMAVDFSYHPDFAGIARVYGMKGFDIKTSEELNAILPEVLSSQGPAIINCFVQEDENVYPMVMAGKCIDEAIEG